Within Ipomoea triloba cultivar NCNSP0323 chromosome 9, ASM357664v1, the genomic segment TCATGCAAATATATATCGTACGTGTTGTAAAAATTCTgaacataattattattgttgctttGTATAACTAGTGTTGGCTAATAACTTCGTTGATCGGCGGGATGTTCACCACTGAATCGTGTTCCTGAGGCTCTACTCCTAATCGGAGCTCCAGGTCCAACGCCGGCGACGCTGACGGTGAACCGTCGTCGCTCAACTGCACACTGCGACTCTCCTTTCCGTTGTTAGCCGCCGGCGATGGGATCTCAACGAACAAGGGTAAAAGCAAAAGATCTTCCCTTCCATTAGCTTTCCCTTTCTCTTCCGGCGGCCGCTCCGGGGGACTACCGGCAGGCTGTTCATCACCGGAATCAACGCGCTGCGGCGGCGACGGAGAATCGTGATGAGCGGAGACGCTGAGGGAAAGCAAGTTGTTGTCGCCGGAAAACTCGCGAAGCTTGGCTCTATCTTTCCGGTGGATGTTCATGTGGCCTCCTAACGCCTGTGCATTAGAGAAACCTCGCTGGCAAAAGGTGCAGCGGTACAGCCTAACGCGGCCCAGGCCCTCCTCCGAGACGCTCCATCTCAGCTGCTCCGATTTCTCGACGTTGATTGGATCAATTTCCATGCACCTTCCCTACCGGTTTCAATTCAGCCCAGAGATAATATAATCGTCCACGTGATAGCTAAGCTAGCTTCGCCGGCCGGCCTTTAGCTTAGCTTATTAGCTTTGATATATGTAGAAGACAACAAAAGGGTGGGTCAAATGGTCGGCAATTCAAAACAGGAtgttttagttgagatgaagagGCATGCTTGATTTCGTATTAACCAGGTTAACTATCTCCTTAATGCCTCTGCTAATGATAGCGATATGGGTATCAAGTATGAACAAGCTAATATTTTAACACAACCACCAagaattttatttcttctttttcttattattatttatctattttacaCCTTAATTTTTGTTGCTACTATGAttctaattaatatttgataaattactCCATTTATATATAACACAATTCTCTCGCCCCTATTATTCTATTAACAAAATTCAAGCAAGA encodes:
- the LOC116029195 gene encoding transcriptional regulator TAC1-like, whose amino-acid sequence is MEIDPINVEKSEQLRWSVSEEGLGRVRLYRCTFCQRGFSNAQALGGHMNIHRKDRAKLREFSGDNNLLSLSVSAHHDSPSPPQRVDSGDEQPAGSPPERPPEEKGKANGREDLLLLPLFVEIPSPAANNGKESRSVQLSDDGSPSASPALDLELRLGVEPQEHDSVVNIPPINEVISQH